One window of Acuticoccus sediminis genomic DNA carries:
- a CDS encoding ATP-binding cassette domain-containing protein produces MSLTMAMPQREPPALVTAAPLLAMTGVARRYGDVEALKGVDVSVYAGEVLGIVGESGSGKSTLLRAMNLEEEPDAGRYTLDIPTHRGTDLFTLDRYERRMLRAREIGIVYQNPHAGLRMRHSSSGNVAERLVIAGERRFGELRRRAKDALIASDFPIARMDRPPVELSGGMQQRVQLAKAIALEPTLLLLDEPTTGLDVSVQALVLDTLKRLQRERRITMVLVSHDLGVIRTMADRVMVMRHGEVVEAGLADQVFQDPQHAYTQQLVHAKL; encoded by the coding sequence ATGAGCCTCACCATGGCCATGCCGCAGCGGGAGCCGCCGGCCCTCGTCACCGCCGCCCCCCTCCTCGCGATGACGGGCGTCGCCAGGCGCTACGGCGACGTCGAGGCGCTCAAGGGCGTCGACGTCTCGGTCTACGCGGGCGAGGTGCTGGGGATCGTCGGCGAATCCGGCTCCGGCAAGTCGACCCTCCTGCGCGCCATGAACCTCGAGGAGGAGCCGGACGCAGGCCGCTACACGCTGGACATCCCCACCCACCGCGGCACCGATCTCTTCACACTCGACCGCTACGAGCGACGGATGCTGCGGGCGCGCGAGATCGGCATCGTCTACCAGAACCCGCACGCCGGGCTGCGCATGCGCCACTCCTCCAGCGGCAACGTCGCCGAGCGGCTGGTGATCGCGGGGGAGCGGCGGTTCGGCGAGCTGCGGCGGCGGGCGAAGGACGCGCTCATCGCCTCGGACTTCCCGATCGCACGGATGGACCGGCCGCCGGTGGAGCTGTCGGGCGGGATGCAGCAGCGCGTGCAGCTCGCCAAGGCGATCGCCCTGGAGCCGACGCTGCTGCTCCTCGACGAGCCGACCACCGGCCTCGACGTCAGCGTCCAGGCGCTGGTGCTCGACACCCTGAAGCGGCTGCAGCGCGAACGGCGGATCACCATGGTCCTCGTCAGCCATGACCTCGGTGTCATACGCACGATGGCGGACCGTGTCATGGTGATGCGGCATGGCGAGGTCGTCGAAGCGGGCCTCGCCGATCAGGTGTTCCAGGATCCCCAGCACGCCTACACCCAGCAACTCGTGCACGCGAAGCTATGA
- a CDS encoding alpha-D-ribose 1-methylphosphonate 5-phosphate C-P-lyase PhnJ codes for MSLSTLTRPWRPFNYGFLDESAKREIRRRTLKAIAVPGYQVPYASREVPMARGWGTGGLQVTLTLLKPSAVVKVIDQGADDSVNAASIRKFLRRVGGAGETLDTTEATLIQSRHRIPEETLRADQILVLQVPDPEPLRSVEPDISEARYRHADADYGLLWLKLYEQIVRSGRIMQGASYPSLVNGRHVMSPSPIPRWDVPKLHQAENLTILSAGREKRIYAVPPHTDVVPLVFDDIAYRVEDHAGIPCGRSGVTGYFLNELPQAGGASLHEMSDSHFATKHIQKREGAPVTLGDTYYRNGSMAR; via the coding sequence GTGAGCCTGTCCACCCTCACCAGGCCATGGCGGCCCTTCAACTACGGCTTCCTCGACGAGTCGGCGAAGCGCGAGATCCGCCGCCGCACGCTGAAGGCCATCGCCGTCCCCGGCTACCAGGTGCCGTACGCCAGCCGCGAGGTGCCGATGGCGCGCGGCTGGGGCACCGGCGGCCTGCAGGTGACGCTGACGCTCCTAAAGCCGTCGGCCGTCGTGAAGGTCATCGACCAGGGCGCGGACGACTCGGTCAACGCCGCCTCGATCCGCAAGTTCCTGCGCCGCGTCGGCGGCGCGGGCGAGACGCTCGACACCACCGAGGCGACGCTCATCCAGTCCCGCCACCGGATCCCGGAGGAGACGCTGCGGGCGGACCAGATCCTCGTGCTTCAGGTTCCCGACCCGGAGCCGCTGCGCTCGGTGGAGCCCGATATCTCGGAGGCGCGCTACCGCCACGCGGACGCCGACTACGGCCTCCTCTGGCTGAAGCTCTACGAGCAGATCGTGCGCTCGGGCCGCATCATGCAGGGCGCGAGCTACCCGAGCCTCGTCAACGGCCGCCACGTCATGAGCCCCTCGCCGATCCCGCGCTGGGACGTGCCGAAGCTGCACCAGGCGGAGAACCTGACGATCCTCTCGGCGGGGCGGGAGAAGCGCATCTACGCGGTGCCGCCGCACACCGACGTCGTGCCGCTCGTCTTCGACGACATCGCCTACCGGGTGGAGGACCACGCCGGCATCCCCTGCGGGCGCAGCGGCGTGACGGGCTACTTCCTCAACGAGCTGCCGCAGGCGGGCGGGGCGTCGCTCCACGAGATGTCCGACAGCCACTTCGCCACCAAGCACATCCAGAAGCGCGAGGGCGCCCCGGTGACGCTCGGCGATACCTATTACAGGAACGGGAGCATGGCGCGATGA
- a CDS encoding carbon-phosphorus lyase complex subunit PhnI — protein sequence MAYAATRGGEEAIAQAERLYRDDLGPLTAGRIAEVRRALPYLVDRVMGEASLYEPDLAALALAQTGGELYEAVLLLRAYRTTQPRLWTAEPVTHRDILTVRRISAAFKDIPGGQILGPTLDYSHRLLKVGVLAGETDVPEPVTPGRTSAPATQPALADWQREQGLVAPERAAKVPLDDIPDVTRDGLLFPPPRAHRLQTLARGDTGGMLALGYANQRGYGPVHPAVNDLRLGEAEVRLRHPRGTVFSAGRVRVSETEMVSKDPRADTLKLGFCATFGWNEVKTIAGATLDLSMEEQSAFAAADEEFVLYHTEPTEASGFCIHFKMPHYVTFQSSLDALRGANADRDRRAARAKARPKADRMSGAEIEEALS from the coding sequence ATGGCCTACGCAGCGACCCGCGGCGGCGAGGAGGCGATCGCGCAGGCCGAGCGCCTCTACCGCGACGACCTCGGCCCCCTCACGGCAGGGCGCATCGCCGAGGTGCGCCGGGCGCTCCCCTACCTCGTCGACCGCGTGATGGGCGAAGCCTCGCTCTACGAGCCGGACCTCGCGGCGCTGGCGCTGGCGCAGACGGGCGGCGAGCTCTACGAGGCGGTGCTGCTCCTGCGCGCCTACCGCACGACGCAGCCGCGCCTGTGGACCGCCGAGCCGGTCACCCACCGCGACATCCTCACCGTCCGCCGCATCTCCGCCGCGTTCAAGGACATTCCCGGCGGGCAGATCCTCGGACCGACGCTCGACTACTCGCACCGCCTCCTGAAAGTCGGCGTCCTCGCCGGCGAGACGGACGTGCCGGAGCCCGTCACCCCCGGCAGGACCTCCGCGCCTGCCACGCAGCCGGCGCTCGCCGACTGGCAGCGCGAGCAGGGCCTCGTCGCGCCCGAGCGCGCCGCGAAGGTCCCGCTCGACGACATTCCCGACGTGACGCGCGACGGGCTCCTCTTTCCGCCGCCCCGGGCGCACCGGCTCCAGACGCTGGCGCGCGGCGACACCGGCGGCATGCTGGCCCTCGGCTACGCCAACCAGCGCGGCTACGGCCCCGTCCACCCCGCCGTCAACGACCTGCGGCTCGGCGAGGCGGAGGTGCGTCTGCGCCACCCGCGCGGCACGGTCTTCAGCGCCGGGCGCGTGCGCGTCAGCGAGACGGAGATGGTGTCGAAGGACCCGAGGGCGGACACGCTGAAGCTCGGCTTCTGCGCGACGTTCGGCTGGAACGAGGTGAAGACCATCGCCGGCGCGACCCTCGACCTCTCGATGGAGGAGCAAAGCGCCTTCGCCGCCGCCGACGAGGAGTTCGTCCTCTACCACACCGAACCCACCGAGGCGTCGGGCTTCTGCATCCACTTCAAGATGCCGCACTACGTCACGTTCCAGTCGAGCCTCGACGCCCTGCGCGGCGCCAACGCCGACCGCGACCGCCGCGCCGCCCGGGCGAAGGCCAGGCCGAAGGCGGACAGGATGTCCGGGGCCGAGATCGAGGAGGCGCTGTCGTGA
- the phnH gene encoding phosphonate C-P lyase system protein PhnH, protein MDALVTPTPEDIRMSEAFESLMWALARPGTRQRLAEPGLLPLAASLLDRETTVHAGDGTMAAALAATGARAAPLETAEFVFTSLAGEADAARAATASVGDPLYPDRAATVFAPATFGGGGTALRLGGPGIRGTVRLPVGGVHPSFWAARARAIRYPLGFDLYLVAEDEVVGLPRSTRIEVI, encoded by the coding sequence ATGGACGCACTCGTCACCCCGACCCCCGAAGACATTCGAATGAGTGAGGCGTTCGAGTCGCTGATGTGGGCGCTCGCCCGCCCCGGCACGCGCCAGCGTCTCGCCGAGCCGGGCCTTCTGCCGCTGGCCGCCAGCCTCCTCGACCGCGAGACGACGGTTCACGCCGGCGACGGGACGATGGCCGCGGCCCTCGCCGCGACCGGCGCCCGCGCGGCGCCCCTCGAGACGGCGGAGTTCGTCTTCACCTCCCTCGCCGGCGAGGCGGACGCGGCGCGGGCGGCGACGGCGTCGGTCGGCGATCCGCTCTACCCGGACCGCGCTGCCACCGTCTTCGCGCCCGCAACGTTCGGCGGCGGCGGGACGGCGCTGCGGCTCGGCGGGCCCGGCATCCGCGGCACCGTCCGCCTCCCGGTCGGCGGCGTCCACCCGTCGTTCTGGGCCGCGCGCGCGAGGGCGATCCGCTACCCGCTGGGCTTCGACCTCTACCTCGTCGCCGAGGACGAGGTCGTCGGCCTTCCCCGCTCCACCCGCATCGAGGTGATCTGA
- the phnG gene encoding phosphonate C-P lyase system protein PhnG: MSGNDLGGSATGAAGPACPDAHTLGTLARAEPGALKRVAEALLEDLGDIEVLASRTGLAMLPREDSVTGTLFHLGEVLVAEAHIRLGDGVEGYGAVVGRDLERAMAMAVVDAALAAGRAPRSVHDFVAGEAARHAAEDTARLAKVEATRVEMEAF, from the coding sequence GTGAGTGGGAACGACCTCGGAGGATCCGCCACCGGTGCGGCGGGCCCAGCATGCCCCGACGCGCACACGCTCGGCACCCTCGCCCGCGCCGAACCGGGCGCGCTCAAGCGCGTCGCCGAAGCGCTGCTGGAGGACCTCGGCGACATCGAGGTGTTGGCGAGCCGGACGGGCCTCGCCATGCTGCCGCGCGAGGACAGCGTGACGGGAACGCTGTTCCATCTCGGCGAGGTGCTGGTCGCGGAGGCGCACATCCGGCTCGGCGACGGTGTCGAGGGGTACGGCGCCGTCGTCGGCCGCGACCTGGAGCGGGCGATGGCGATGGCGGTGGTCGACGCCGCGCTCGCGGCCGGCCGCGCGCCGCGCTCCGTCCACGACTTCGTCGCCGGGGAGGCGGCGCGCCACGCGGCGGAGGACACCGCCCGGCTCGCCAAGGTCGAGGCGACTCGCGTCGAGATGGAGGCCTTCTGA
- the ggt gene encoding gamma-glutamyltransferase yields MTRRDFNAGRSAVYSQNGAAATAHPLATLTAIDVLRSGGNAVDAAIAAMAQLCVIEPHSTGLGGDCFAIYWKAGSPRPIGLNASGRAPKAATLDWYREAGIAEIQVETPHAVTVPGAVDGWCRLVEDHGTKSIEELLQPAIKSAEDGFLLAPRVAHDWARLAGKLALDPYTKARFLPGGKAPRAGDRHVQPELAETLRRVGREGRKGFYEGPVAEDIVGRLKTLGGLHTLEDFATNTPTYVDPISVNYRGYDVYEIPPAGQGIVALIMLNILSGYAYGDPGYSEADRIHLLAEAAKAAYARRNALIGDPAFVDVPTDHLLSAAEADRIRADIDLKRAREPAPVEPMMHSDTTYLTVVDKDRNAISFINSLFSGFGSGIMGPQSGVMLQNRGTSFRLIDGHPNVIEPGKRPMHTIIPAMLGEGDRMVMPFGVMGGHYQPVGHSTVVTGMLDLALDPQDALAAPRSFAFDGELRLEATISDEVAADLAARGHKVVRQDPVGGGQAIWFDHDRDVLIAGSEPRKDGCALAY; encoded by the coding sequence ATGACCCGCCGCGACTTCAACGCCGGCCGATCCGCCGTCTATTCCCAGAATGGAGCAGCCGCGACCGCCCACCCCCTCGCGACACTTACCGCGATCGACGTGCTGCGCTCCGGTGGCAACGCCGTCGACGCGGCGATCGCCGCGATGGCCCAGCTCTGCGTGATCGAGCCCCACTCGACCGGACTCGGCGGCGACTGCTTCGCGATCTACTGGAAGGCCGGCAGCCCGCGGCCCATCGGCCTCAACGCCTCCGGGCGCGCCCCGAAGGCCGCGACGCTCGACTGGTACCGCGAGGCGGGCATCGCCGAGATCCAGGTCGAGACGCCCCATGCCGTGACCGTCCCCGGCGCCGTCGACGGCTGGTGCCGCCTCGTCGAGGACCACGGCACGAAGTCCATCGAGGAGCTGCTGCAGCCGGCGATCAAGTCGGCGGAGGATGGCTTCCTCCTCGCCCCGCGGGTTGCGCACGACTGGGCCAGGCTCGCCGGCAAGCTCGCGCTCGATCCCTACACCAAGGCCCGCTTCCTGCCCGGCGGCAAGGCGCCGAGGGCCGGCGACCGCCACGTGCAGCCGGAGCTCGCCGAAACGCTCCGCCGGGTGGGCAGGGAAGGCCGCAAGGGCTTCTACGAGGGCCCCGTCGCCGAGGACATCGTCGGCCGCCTCAAGACGCTGGGCGGCCTCCACACCCTGGAGGACTTCGCCACCAACACGCCGACCTACGTCGACCCGATCAGCGTCAACTACCGCGGCTACGACGTCTACGAGATCCCGCCCGCCGGGCAGGGCATCGTGGCTCTCATCATGCTCAACATCCTCTCCGGCTACGCCTACGGGGATCCGGGCTACAGCGAGGCCGACCGCATCCACCTCCTCGCGGAGGCCGCCAAGGCCGCGTACGCCCGCCGCAACGCGCTGATCGGCGACCCGGCCTTCGTCGACGTGCCGACCGACCACCTTCTCTCCGCCGCCGAGGCCGATCGCATCCGCGCCGACATCGACCTGAAGCGCGCCAGGGAACCGGCCCCGGTCGAGCCGATGATGCACTCCGACACGACCTACCTCACCGTGGTCGACAAGGACCGCAACGCGATCTCGTTCATCAACTCGCTGTTCTCCGGGTTCGGCTCCGGCATCATGGGGCCGCAGAGCGGCGTCATGCTGCAGAACCGCGGCACCAGCTTCCGCCTGATCGACGGGCACCCGAACGTCATCGAGCCCGGCAAGCGGCCGATGCACACGATCATCCCGGCGATGCTCGGCGAGGGAGACCGGATGGTGATGCCGTTCGGCGTCATGGGCGGGCACTACCAGCCCGTCGGCCACTCCACCGTCGTCACCGGCATGCTCGACCTCGCCCTCGACCCGCAGGACGCGCTCGCCGCCCCGCGCTCCTTCGCCTTCGACGGCGAGCTGCGCCTCGAGGCGACGATCTCCGACGAGGTCGCCGCCGATCTTGCCGCCCGCGGCCACAAGGTCGTGCGCCAGGACCCGGTCGGCGGCGGCCAGGCCATCTGGTTCGACCATGATCGCGACGTCCTCATCGCCGGATCCGAGCCGCGCAAGGACGGCTGTGCCCTTGCGTATTGA
- a CDS encoding ABC transporter ATP-binding protein has product MSVIEEAPAIAGAAATAAPVLAIDGLKTQFFTRDGIVRAVDGVSFDVRRGETVGVVGESGSGKSVTALSIMRLLSKRTGRIVDGTIRLGAEDIVGASEPRMRQIRGKVASMIFQEPMTSLNPVLKIGYQITETIRVHEGLGRAEARRRAVEMLRLVRIPEPERRIAQYPFELSGGMRQRVMIAMALACNPQLLIADEATTALDVTIQAQILQLILELRQKLGMAVIMITHDLGVVAETCDRLVVMYAGKVVERGTVREVFRRPLHPYTKGLLASIPRLPQKGAVPKGRRGKLVELPGFVPSLRDVPAGCRFAPRCALATDRCRAEEPPLMEMVPGRLTACFEAHRLMEGADA; this is encoded by the coding sequence ATGTCCGTGATCGAGGAGGCACCCGCGATCGCAGGGGCCGCCGCCACGGCGGCCCCGGTCCTCGCCATCGACGGGCTGAAGACGCAGTTCTTCACCCGCGACGGCATCGTGCGGGCCGTCGACGGCGTCTCGTTCGACGTGCGCCGCGGCGAGACCGTCGGCGTCGTCGGCGAATCGGGCAGCGGCAAGAGCGTGACCGCGCTGTCGATCATGCGCCTCCTCTCCAAGCGGACGGGGCGCATCGTGGACGGCACGATCCGCCTCGGCGCGGAGGACATCGTCGGCGCCTCCGAGCCGCGCATGCGACAGATCCGCGGCAAGGTCGCCTCGATGATCTTCCAGGAGCCGATGACGAGCCTCAACCCGGTGCTCAAGATCGGCTACCAGATCACCGAGACGATCCGCGTGCACGAGGGGCTCGGCCGCGCCGAGGCCCGCAGGCGCGCCGTCGAGATGCTGCGTCTCGTGCGCATCCCCGAGCCGGAGCGGCGCATCGCGCAGTACCCGTTCGAGCTCTCCGGCGGCATGCGCCAGCGCGTCATGATCGCCATGGCGCTTGCCTGCAACCCGCAGCTCCTCATCGCCGACGAGGCGACGACCGCCCTCGACGTCACCATCCAGGCGCAGATCCTCCAGCTCATCCTGGAGCTGCGCCAGAAGCTCGGCATGGCGGTCATCATGATCACCCACGACCTCGGCGTCGTCGCCGAGACGTGCGACCGCCTCGTCGTCATGTACGCCGGCAAGGTCGTCGAGCGCGGCACCGTGCGGGAGGTGTTCCGCCGGCCGCTGCACCCGTACACGAAGGGGCTCCTCGCCTCGATCCCGCGGCTGCCGCAGAAGGGCGCCGTGCCGAAGGGCCGGCGGGGCAAGCTCGTGGAGCTGCCGGGCTTCGTGCCGTCGCTGCGCGACGTGCCGGCCGGCTGCCGCTTCGCCCCGCGCTGCGCCCTCGCGACCGACCGCTGCCGTGCGGAGGAACCTCCGCTCATGGAGATGGTCCCCGGCCGCCTGACCGCCTGCTTCGAGGCGCACCGCCTGATGGAGGGCGCCGATGCCTGA
- a CDS encoding ABC transporter ATP-binding protein — MPDPRPLVVDRLTKHYPVRRGLFNSEVAKVHAVDGVSFELGHAETLGLVGESGCGKSTVGRCILRLVEPTDGTIALGGTDITHLDRHAMRPHRQRLQAIFQDPYSSLNQRMKAGDIVAEPLVNFGQRPTRDYIGDLLEKVGLRREQMDHYPHEFSGGQRQRLVIAKALALEPSVIVCDEAVSALDVSVQAQVINLLTELQERHRIAYLFIAHDLAVVEHISHRIAVMYLGQIVELAEKRDLFEEPLHPYTRALLEAVPIPDPEVERDKTIISGDVPSPVSPPSGCRFHTRCPHAFDRCRSEPPAYREVKAGHFAACHLND; from the coding sequence ATGCCTGATCCACGTCCGCTCGTGGTCGACCGGCTGACCAAGCACTATCCGGTGCGCCGCGGCCTCTTCAACAGCGAGGTCGCCAAGGTCCATGCCGTCGACGGCGTCAGCTTCGAGCTGGGTCACGCCGAGACGCTCGGCCTCGTCGGCGAGAGCGGCTGCGGCAAGTCCACCGTGGGCCGCTGCATCCTGCGTCTCGTCGAGCCGACGGACGGGACGATCGCGCTCGGCGGGACCGACATCACCCACCTCGACCGCCACGCGATGCGCCCGCACCGCCAGCGCCTGCAGGCGATCTTCCAGGACCCGTATTCGTCGCTCAACCAGCGCATGAAGGCGGGGGACATCGTCGCCGAGCCGCTCGTGAACTTCGGCCAGCGCCCCACCCGCGACTATATCGGCGACCTGCTGGAGAAGGTCGGCCTGCGGCGGGAACAGATGGACCACTACCCGCACGAGTTCTCCGGCGGCCAGCGCCAGCGCCTCGTCATCGCCAAGGCCCTCGCCCTCGAGCCCTCGGTGATCGTCTGCGACGAGGCGGTGTCGGCGCTCGACGTGTCGGTCCAGGCGCAGGTCATCAACCTGCTGACCGAGCTGCAGGAGCGGCACAGGATCGCCTACCTGTTCATCGCCCACGATCTCGCGGTGGTGGAGCACATCAGCCACCGCATCGCGGTGATGTACCTGGGGCAGATCGTCGAGCTGGCGGAAAAGCGCGACCTCTTCGAGGAGCCGCTCCACCCGTATACCCGGGCCCTTCTCGAGGCCGTGCCGATCCCGGACCCCGAGGTGGAGCGGGACAAGACGATCATCTCCGGCGACGTCCCGAGCCCGGTCTCCCCGCCGTCAGGGTGCCGCTTCCACACCCGCTGCCCGCACGCCTTCGACCGCTGCCGGAGCGAGCCGCCCGCCTACCGAGAGGTGAAGGCCGGACACTTCGCGGCCTGCCACCTCAACGACTGA
- a CDS encoding ABC transporter permease, translating to MTTLSTAAAPATPNLLARGWTFTRRNPTLVVGGAILALLGAMAIFAPLITRYDPIALDVVNRLKGPTADHPFGTDMMGRDIFSRVIYGSRVSLMVGLSVAAVATAIGLAIGLAAGLVRWVDVVVMRVMDGLMAIPSVLLAIAFMALAGSSIRNIIIAITIPEIPRVSRLVRGIVMSVREQPFVEAAVAAGAKDLPLLTRHILPTTINPLIVQATYIAASSIISEAYLSFLGAGTPPEIPSWGNIVAEGRSLFTVAPGAVLFPSIFLAVTVLAVNIMGDGLRDRLDPQMQRGLR from the coding sequence ATGACGACCCTGTCCACGGCCGCAGCGCCGGCGACGCCGAACCTCCTCGCCCGGGGCTGGACCTTCACGCGGCGCAACCCCACGCTCGTGGTGGGCGGGGCGATCCTCGCCCTGCTCGGCGCGATGGCGATCTTCGCGCCGCTCATCACGCGCTACGACCCGATCGCGCTAGACGTCGTCAACCGCCTGAAGGGGCCGACCGCGGACCACCCCTTCGGCACCGACATGATGGGACGGGACATCTTCTCGCGCGTCATCTACGGCAGCCGCGTCTCGCTGATGGTGGGCCTGTCGGTGGCCGCGGTCGCGACGGCGATCGGCCTCGCCATCGGCCTCGCCGCCGGACTGGTGCGGTGGGTCGACGTGGTGGTGATGCGGGTGATGGACGGGCTCATGGCGATCCCGTCGGTGCTGCTGGCGATCGCCTTCATGGCGCTGGCGGGCTCGTCGATCCGCAACATCATCATCGCGATCACGATCCCCGAGATCCCGCGGGTCAGCCGTCTGGTGCGGGGCATCGTGATGAGCGTGCGGGAGCAGCCCTTCGTCGAGGCGGCGGTCGCGGCGGGGGCGAAGGACCTGCCGCTGCTGACACGCCACATCCTGCCGACGACGATCAACCCGCTGATCGTGCAGGCGACCTACATCGCCGCCTCGTCGATCATCTCGGAGGCGTACCTCAGCTTCCTCGGCGCGGGCACGCCGCCGGAGATCCCGAGCTGGGGCAACATCGTCGCCGAGGGACGGTCGCTGTTCACGGTGGCGCCGGGCGCGGTGCTCTTCCCGAGCATCTTCCTCGCCGTGACCGTGCTGGCGGTGAACATCATGGGCGACGGCCTGCGCGACCGCCTCGACCCGCAGATGCAGCGCGGCCTGCGCTGA
- a CDS encoding ABC transporter permease — protein MLAYAVRRLLATIPVLFVVAVLIFLLLHLGPSDPAAVIAGDFAQPEHIERIRQDLGLDRPLYVQFGTWIWDVLQGDLGSSIYNDRQVSELILQRVEPTLALTLSTISFAVLIGVPIGVLAAWKAGSFVDRAVMMVAVTGFSLPVFVLGYILIFVFALKLQLLPVQGYASYRDGIVPFVRSLVLPTLSLGMIYVALIARMTRASVIEVLNQDYVRTARAKGLATAPILLIHALKNAAIPIVTTIGLGVALLISGVVVTETVFALPGIGRLTVDAIVRKDYPVIQGVLLIFTVVYVLINLAVDLSYSLFDPRIRYQN, from the coding sequence ATGCTTGCCTACGCCGTCCGGCGTCTCCTCGCCACGATCCCCGTCCTCTTCGTCGTGGCGGTGCTGATCTTCCTCCTGCTCCACCTCGGGCCGAGCGACCCCGCCGCGGTGATCGCCGGCGACTTCGCCCAGCCGGAGCACATCGAGCGCATCCGCCAGGACCTCGGTCTCGACCGGCCGCTCTACGTCCAGTTCGGTACCTGGATCTGGGACGTGCTGCAGGGCGACCTCGGCAGCTCGATCTACAACGACCGGCAGGTGAGCGAGCTGATCCTGCAGCGCGTCGAGCCGACGCTCGCGCTGACGCTGTCGACGATCTCGTTCGCGGTCCTGATCGGCGTGCCGATCGGCGTGCTCGCGGCGTGGAAGGCCGGGAGCTTCGTCGACCGCGCGGTGATGATGGTCGCGGTCACCGGCTTCTCGCTGCCGGTCTTCGTGCTCGGCTACATCCTCATCTTCGTGTTCGCGCTGAAGCTCCAGCTCCTGCCGGTGCAGGGCTACGCGAGCTACCGCGACGGCATCGTCCCGTTCGTGCGCAGCCTCGTCCTGCCGACCCTGTCGCTCGGGATGATCTACGTGGCGCTGATCGCCCGCATGACGCGCGCCAGCGTCATCGAGGTGCTGAACCAGGACTACGTGCGCACCGCCCGCGCCAAGGGTCTCGCCACCGCGCCGATCCTGCTCATCCACGCGCTGAAGAACGCGGCGATCCCGATCGTCACCACGATCGGCCTCGGCGTCGCCCTCCTCATCAGCGGCGTGGTGGTGACGGAGACGGTGTTCGCGCTGCCGGGCATCGGCCGGCTCACGGTCGATGCGATCGTGCGCAAGGACTACCCGGTGATCCAGGGCGTCCTGCTCATCTTCACGGTCGTCTACGTCCTCATCAACCTCGCGGTGGACCTCAGCTACTCGCTGTTCGACCCGCGCATCCGCTACCAGAACTGA